Proteins encoded within one genomic window of Lysinibacillus sphaericus:
- a CDS encoding non-ribosomal peptide synthetase, producing the protein MNTLELDTKESYWSAALKEFELKSKVTLGTFKNNGFKLVNDTFFLDKKIMQSLSQFADTYNVNVNSILYSAWGLLLHNYNDTDYVVFGTSTTEGKVLPFCVKTDFDITSIKYIRQIENELELIKLYKNVTEEEIFSYNQLDLKSGLFGSIFSSGESKAVLSEYLEENEIEMCFEIDFSLKCSISYNDNLFDNYAISKLKEHFFNLVSELTLNSHTKLEDIAILSKKEKNQVLYEFNNKSINYDITKTVDDFFEMQVKKNPNKVALICKDKSFTYDELNKKSNQLAFLLRQKGVKPEKLVGLVVDRSEDLIIGILAILKAGGAYLPVDPAYPLQRINYMYEQAEIDLLLTHSHLNIDLSFPCEKIYLDNYPLNQYPTDNLDRLHNAENLIYTLYTSGSTGQPKGVTVEHRNVVGYYHSFIDEFKLTENDIMLQQSTVSFDISVEEIFPILLTGGTLVIACKDEVASIEKLLIVMRNNKVTMISGFPLLLNELNKYPPVESVHTMISGGDVLRKEYINNLIDKVKIYNTYGPSETTVCISYYEVTSARIQSGIPTGKPIANYKVYILDKNRKPVPIGVPGEVCISGVGVSRGYLNRPDLTSERFVKNPFIPNEKMYISGDLARWSPDGNIEFLGRIDNQIKICGRRTEPGEVEEKLLEHPNVTEACVIARENKDKNKYLTAYIVINETISATDLKEYLYKFLPDFMVPSYYVVLDKLPININGKIDKNNLAIILN; encoded by the coding sequence ATGAACACATTAGAGTTAGATACAAAGGAAAGTTATTGGAGTGCTGCTTTAAAAGAATTTGAACTTAAATCAAAAGTAACTTTAGGTACTTTTAAAAATAATGGATTTAAATTGGTAAACGATACATTTTTTTTAGATAAAAAAATTATGCAATCACTTTCACAATTTGCTGATACTTATAATGTCAATGTAAATTCTATTTTATATTCAGCCTGGGGATTATTACTTCACAACTATAATGATACAGATTATGTTGTATTTGGTACAAGTACAACAGAAGGTAAAGTTCTACCGTTTTGTGTTAAAACTGATTTTGATATTACATCTATAAAATATATTAGACAAATTGAGAATGAATTAGAATTGATAAAATTATACAAAAATGTAACAGAAGAAGAAATTTTTTCTTATAATCAACTGGATTTAAAAAGTGGTTTATTTGGTTCAATATTTTCGAGTGGTGAATCAAAAGCTGTTTTGTCAGAATATTTAGAAGAAAATGAGATTGAGATGTGTTTTGAAATAGATTTTTCGTTAAAATGTAGTATTTCCTACAACGATAATTTATTTGATAATTATGCAATATCTAAATTGAAAGAACATTTTTTTAATTTAGTATCTGAACTTACCTTAAATTCACATACTAAATTAGAGGATATTGCTATTCTTTCAAAAAAAGAAAAAAATCAAGTATTGTATGAATTTAATAATAAATCGATTAATTATGATATTACTAAAACTGTCGATGACTTTTTTGAAATGCAGGTTAAAAAAAATCCCAATAAAGTAGCTTTAATTTGTAAGGATAAAAGTTTTACATACGATGAACTTAATAAGAAATCCAATCAATTAGCTTTTTTACTACGTCAAAAAGGCGTTAAACCAGAAAAATTAGTAGGATTAGTAGTAGATCGATCCGAAGATTTAATTATTGGTATATTGGCGATTCTTAAAGCTGGCGGAGCTTATCTTCCTGTCGATCCAGCTTACCCATTACAACGTATTAATTATATGTATGAACAAGCGGAAATTGATTTACTATTAACACATAGTCATTTAAATATAGATTTGTCATTTCCTTGTGAAAAAATATATCTAGATAATTATCCTTTAAATCAATATCCAACTGACAATTTAGATAGATTACATAATGCAGAAAATCTAATCTATACGTTATATACTTCTGGTTCAACAGGGCAACCAAAAGGAGTTACTGTTGAGCATAGAAATGTTGTAGGATACTATCATAGTTTTATAGATGAATTTAAATTAACTGAAAATGATATTATGTTGCAGCAATCAACAGTATCATTTGATATTTCTGTAGAAGAAATTTTTCCTATTTTACTAACTGGCGGAACTTTGGTTATAGCATGTAAAGATGAAGTAGCCTCTATAGAAAAGCTTTTAATTGTAATGAGAAATAATAAAGTTACCATGATTAGCGGATTCCCTTTATTATTGAATGAATTAAACAAATATCCTCCTGTAGAATCGGTTCACACAATGATTAGTGGTGGAGACGTTCTAAGAAAAGAATATATAAACAATTTAATTGATAAAGTTAAGATATATAATACTTATGGTCCGTCAGAGACAACTGTTTGTATCTCGTATTATGAAGTAACAAGTGCGAGAATACAAAGTGGCATTCCAACCGGTAAACCTATCGCTAACTATAAAGTATATATTTTAGATAAAAATCGAAAACCAGTTCCTATTGGAGTTCCAGGAGAAGTGTGTATTTCAGGTGTTGGTGTTTCCCGTGGATATTTGAATCGCCCTGATTTAACAAGTGAGCGCTTTGTAAAAAATCCATTCATACCGAATGAGAAAATGTATATTTCTGGAGATTTAGCAAGGTGGTCACCAGATGGGAATATTGAGTTTTTAGGTAGGATTGATAATCAAATAAAAATTTGTGGACGAAGAACTGAACCAGGTGAAGTGGAAGAAAAACTTCTAGAGCATCCAAATGTTACAGAAGCGTGTGTTATAGCTAGAGAAAACAAAGATAAAAATAAATATTTAACTGCTTATATAGTAATAAATGAAACTATTTCTGCTACAGATTTGAAAGAATATTTATATAAATTTTTACCAGACTTTATGGTACCATCCTATTATGTTGTATTAGATAAATTACCAATAAATATAAATGGAAAAATTGATAAAAATAATTTAGCTATTATTCTAAATTAA
- a CDS encoding accessory gene regulator ArgB-like protein produces the protein MEALLKLENIITKALIQENHNEIEKEKIRFGIQLIVNDIWKILFIYIVAFLLNCFMATLITHITFIVLRQVSFGFHFQSSIICLVASIVSLPIGLYIIDRNHINADHFIFLIGILSTLFLLLIAPVGTTKRPVFNQNHRNYLRKQLFIRLSILWTIIFVLKGDYQLFILYAINLLAISVLIQKIFGGSNYEN, from the coding sequence ATGGAGGCTTTATTAAAGCTTGAAAATATCATTACGAAGGCTCTGATTCAGGAAAACCACAATGAGATAGAAAAGGAGAAAATTAGATTCGGTATACAACTAATTGTAAATGATATTTGGAAAATACTGTTTATTTATATAGTGGCATTCCTTTTGAATTGCTTTATGGCCACACTAATAACACATATTACATTTATTGTATTACGACAAGTATCTTTTGGTTTTCATTTTCAAAGTAGCATTATTTGCTTAGTTGCAAGTATAGTTTCTTTGCCAATCGGTTTATACATAATCGATAGAAACCATATAAATGCTGACCATTTTATATTTTTAATTGGTATATTATCGACTCTTTTTTTACTATTAATAGCTCCTGTTGGAACTACAAAAAGACCCGTTTTTAATCAAAATCACCGAAACTATTTAAGAAAACAATTGTTCATTAGATTATCAATTCTATGGACTATTATTTTCGTTTTAAAAGGCGATTATCAATTATTTATTTTGTATGCAATAAATTTATTAGCAATATCAGTATTAATTCAAAAAATATTTGGAGGAAGTAATTATGAAAATTAG
- the ccsB gene encoding c-type cytochrome biogenesis protein CcsB has translation MSLIDLSGNLLFVAFLAYLVATLLFGGAIKQSNASGKNTDKWGKLAIVVTIIGFLSQIGYFITRWVHTGHAPVSNMFEFTTAFGMFIVGAFILIYFIYRLTALGLVALPVALLIIAYASMFPTEVSPLVPSLQSHWLTIHVITAAMGQSILAISAVAGLIYLLKVVDLNKPSKQRFWLEAVMYCLVVVLGFVIVSSTFSAMDYESKYTYIDKEGMSRQITYNLPPIFGMNEYEVVEEHGMSPLVEMPALINAKKLTTVVWSLLIGSLLYLFIRLIARRRISAIFQPLVKRVNLQLLDEVGYRSVIIGFPVFTLGALIFAMIWAQLAWSRFWGWDPKEVWALITWLFYAAFLHLRLSKGWEGEKSAWLALIGFGIILFNLIAVNLILAGLHSYA, from the coding sequence ATGAGTTTGATTGACTTAAGTGGAAATCTATTATTTGTTGCATTCTTAGCCTATCTAGTAGCTACTTTACTATTTGGCGGCGCCATTAAACAATCCAATGCTTCTGGCAAAAACACAGATAAATGGGGTAAACTGGCAATTGTCGTAACAATTATAGGTTTCCTTTCGCAAATTGGTTATTTTATTACACGTTGGGTTCACACAGGTCACGCACCTGTTAGTAATATGTTTGAATTTACGACTGCTTTCGGGATGTTTATTGTTGGTGCATTTATTTTAATTTACTTTATTTATCGCCTAACAGCGCTTGGTTTAGTGGCGTTACCTGTAGCGTTATTAATCATTGCCTATGCATCAATGTTCCCGACAGAAGTAAGTCCATTAGTACCGTCATTGCAAAGTCATTGGTTAACAATTCACGTTATTACGGCTGCAATGGGGCAATCGATTTTAGCGATTAGTGCAGTTGCAGGTTTAATTTATTTATTAAAAGTTGTAGATCTAAACAAACCTTCAAAGCAACGTTTCTGGCTTGAAGCAGTTATGTACTGCTTAGTCGTTGTGCTTGGCTTTGTTATTGTGTCATCTACATTTAGTGCGATGGATTATGAATCGAAATACACATATATCGATAAAGAAGGTATGTCTCGCCAAATTACTTATAATTTGCCACCTATTTTTGGGATGAATGAGTATGAGGTAGTGGAAGAACATGGCATGTCTCCATTAGTAGAAATGCCTGCACTGATTAATGCGAAAAAATTAACAACGGTCGTGTGGTCATTATTAATAGGCTCATTACTATACTTATTCATTCGCCTTATTGCACGTCGTCGCATAAGCGCGATATTCCAACCGCTTGTTAAACGTGTAAATCTCCAATTACTGGATGAAGTCGGTTATCGTTCTGTTATTATTGGTTTCCCAGTATTTACATTAGGTGCACTCATTTTTGCGATGATTTGGGCACAACTTGCATGGAGTCGTTTCTGGGGTTGGGACCCGAAAGAAGTATGGGCCCTGATTACATGGTTATTCTATGCAGCATTCCTACATCTACGTTTATCTAAGGGCTGGGAAGGTGAAAAATCTGCTTGGTTAGCATTAATTGGCTTTGGTATTATATTATTTAACCTTATTGCCGTTAACTTAATTCTTGCAGGTTTACACTCCTACGCGTAA
- a CDS encoding ECF transporter S component: protein MKKNVKLQSFITIGMLSSISFLLMLFNFPIPPFPAFLEVDFSDMPALLAAITMGPVAGILVELFKNVLDWIFSGTPTGVPVGHIANFVTGILFILPVSFIFNRFKTIGGLVGGLATGTIVMAVGMSLLNIAVFLPMYTYFLGMEPVVGDSLYTMIVAGILPFNIVKGVLLTAIMALLFTTMRKWINQQRTMYLSK from the coding sequence ATGAAGAAAAATGTCAAACTGCAATCGTTTATTACGATTGGTATGCTGAGTAGTATTTCATTTTTATTAATGTTATTTAATTTCCCGATTCCACCGTTCCCAGCCTTTTTGGAAGTGGATTTCAGTGATATGCCTGCCTTACTTGCAGCCATCACGATGGGCCCAGTAGCAGGTATTTTAGTAGAGCTATTTAAAAATGTTTTAGATTGGATTTTCTCTGGTACGCCAACAGGAGTGCCAGTTGGTCATATTGCAAACTTTGTAACAGGCATATTATTTATTTTGCCAGTATCATTTATTTTTAACCGTTTTAAAACGATTGGAGGTCTTGTTGGAGGATTAGCAACAGGAACGATTGTGATGGCGGTTGGCATGAGCTTGTTAAATATCGCAGTATTTTTACCGATGTACACTTATTTCTTAGGTATGGAGCCAGTCGTTGGCGATTCATTGTACACAATGATTGTTGCAGGCATTTTACCATTTAATATCGTGAAAGGTGTGTTATTAACGGCGATTATGGCATTGTTATTCACAACGATGCGCAAATGGATCAACCAACAACGCACAATGTATTTATCGAAATAA
- the sigX gene encoding RNA polymerase sigma factor SigX: MNDSVFHRLYDAYHQDVFQFLIYLVKNRTLAEDLAHEVYVRVLRSYEQFAGNSSEKTWLFAIAKNVAIDHFRKQAVRQKHSLDFFDWETEQLHSTTPSPEDVLQASDELKQIEFALENCTGDQKMVIIMRYFQDLSITETAQILDWTEAKVKTTQHRAIKFLRQHLQQVREQEAKRQ; encoded by the coding sequence TTGAATGACTCCGTGTTCCATCGACTATACGATGCATACCATCAAGACGTGTTCCAGTTTCTTATTTATCTAGTAAAAAATCGCACACTTGCTGAGGACCTTGCACATGAGGTTTATGTCCGTGTGCTGCGATCTTATGAACAATTTGCAGGGAATAGCAGTGAAAAAACTTGGCTTTTTGCTATTGCTAAAAATGTCGCAATTGATCATTTTCGAAAGCAGGCTGTGCGCCAAAAACATTCACTCGATTTTTTTGACTGGGAAACGGAACAATTACATTCAACCACACCATCACCGGAAGATGTGCTACAGGCCAGTGATGAATTAAAGCAGATAGAGTTTGCACTTGAAAATTGTACAGGGGATCAAAAAATGGTTATTATTATGCGCTATTTCCAAGATTTGTCGATTACTGAAACTGCGCAAATACTTGATTGGACAGAGGCAAAGGTTAAAACGACGCAACATCGAGCCATTAAGTTTTTAAGGCAACATCTACAACAGGTTAGGGAACAGGAGGCGAAAAGGCAATGA
- a CDS encoding DMT family transporter, translating into MNNFIKGAIYAVLSSIGYGIMPIFTVKAYEYGVTVYTLLFLRFGLSSIIFFLFFLVKGTNIRIGKHEVKNLFILGGILFTLLSIFHFESLKYISSSMAVLLLYCFPLLVCIISYFLYKEKLSIGSILALVATFISMIYLLGVSLDKMNVYGIVLSLLAALIFAIYMIVGKRVTINNSPVIISAYTALFATFGVFIIGVVKQDISLNFNNQAWIHIISIVIFSTIFAEITFFKSLELLSSSNVSMISMVEPVFTTLFALVFLNERLQFSQLTGGMFVLISLVVLVYSQNKSIKKPAINRTLIQNEHI; encoded by the coding sequence ATGAATAATTTTATCAAGGGAGCTATTTATGCAGTTCTTTCGAGTATAGGATATGGGATTATGCCAATTTTTACAGTTAAAGCCTATGAATATGGTGTGACAGTGTATACTTTACTTTTTTTAAGATTCGGATTAAGTTCTATCATCTTTTTCCTTTTCTTCCTTGTGAAAGGTACAAATATAAGAATCGGTAAACATGAGGTGAAAAATCTTTTTATACTAGGTGGTATACTATTCACACTTTTATCTATTTTCCATTTTGAATCATTAAAATATATATCATCATCTATGGCAGTCTTGCTCTTATATTGTTTTCCTTTACTAGTTTGTATCATCTCTTATTTTTTATATAAAGAAAAATTAAGTATAGGATCAATACTAGCTTTAGTAGCAACTTTCATTAGCATGATTTATTTACTTGGAGTTTCATTAGATAAAATGAATGTCTATGGAATAGTCTTATCCCTTCTTGCAGCTTTGATCTTTGCAATATATATGATTGTGGGGAAAAGAGTAACTATTAATAATTCACCAGTAATAATAAGTGCCTATACAGCACTATTTGCAACTTTTGGCGTTTTCATAATTGGTGTAGTGAAGCAAGATATCTCTTTAAATTTTAATAACCAAGCATGGATACACATTATTAGTATTGTGATTTTTTCAACTATTTTTGCTGAAATTACATTTTTTAAGTCGCTGGAATTGTTGAGTTCTTCTAACGTTTCGATGATTAGCATGGTAGAACCTGTATTTACTACTTTATTTGCTCTTGTTTTTTTAAATGAACGATTACAATTTTCACAACTTACTGGAGGAATGTTCGTTTTAATTAGTTTAGTCGTTTTAGTTTATTCTCAAAATAAGAGCATAAAAAAACCAGCAATAAATCGGACCCTAATTCAAAACGAACATATATAA
- a CDS encoding C39 family peptidase — protein MELNIQSHNNDCENNLMNYSLYIPRYSQKFCMNDWPKGLLIEERSHDYWSDRCCGLACLRMVISHYKIPVPTQLELLKEGLKRKYYISKGWLHQGLADLGEMYGVKGKPIVVKSGKQLENLLVTKGPVICSIAPKFPKNGSKGGHLVVVCGRIHTSKGRLICFRDPSLWGETNSIVFEDRFFSSFSGRAIVFSLD, from the coding sequence ATGGAACTAAACATTCAATCACATAATAACGATTGTGAAAATAATTTAATGAATTATTCTCTTTATATACCTCGTTATAGTCAAAAGTTTTGTATGAATGACTGGCCAAAGGGATTACTTATTGAAGAAAGAAGTCATGACTATTGGAGCGATAGATGTTGTGGGTTGGCGTGTTTACGAATGGTTATATCTCATTATAAAATACCTGTACCAACCCAATTAGAATTACTTAAAGAAGGTTTAAAAAGAAAGTATTATATTTCGAAGGGATGGTTACACCAAGGTTTAGCCGATTTAGGAGAAATGTATGGGGTGAAGGGTAAGCCTATAGTTGTTAAAAGCGGTAAACAACTTGAAAACTTGCTTGTAACAAAGGGTCCAGTAATATGTTCTATCGCTCCAAAGTTCCCTAAAAACGGAAGCAAAGGGGGACATTTGGTAGTAGTATGTGGTCGAATTCATACCTCTAAAGGAAGACTAATTTGTTTTAGAGATCCCTCTCTTTGGGGAGAAACAAATAGTATAGTATTTGAAGACAGGTTCTTTAGCAGTTTTAGTGGTAGAGCAATTGTTTTTTCTTTGGATTAA
- the resB gene encoding cytochrome c biogenesis protein ResB — protein MENIICACGHSNPFGTKLCEKCGRPLTEEEKQNKVVDMRYDGTAIRSKTYNKSIVDKIWNFFSSVKVGIALIIITLIAASIGTLLPQEFYVKASDMEKGAYYEDVYGFVGKIYYTLGLSDLYSSWWFQILVGMLAVSIIVASLDRGIPLYKSLKNQRVKRHESFLKRQRIVAEGQVTASPEETLSKVEKKMTEMKYIVRRDGSALLAEKGRFSRYGPYINHVGLIIFLTGVMLRLVPGFYVDESIWVREGETRAITGMDGYFIENRDFILETHDNTPQGEQLKQGVNVVAKNFQTDITLYKQPEDAIAGDTENLEKVRDYSIRVNHPLKESGYALYQMDYRLNELKQMNFQLVNKSTEQSLGKVGIDLTNPKKEYDLGNGVSVKLLVYTPDFSGFENGVPQTATSVPNNPAFLFKMTTPETPEGETSFVAIKQTLEPLGENQYKMMFESVETRDMSGITIRKDSTIPILFVGGIIFMIGVAIGSYWNHRRLWLQVEPDGHVLMAAHVNKNMFSMKKDLDAVTAFAGLPQYKDQLESSEEGEESTKKEGDNTL, from the coding sequence ATGGAGAATATTATTTGTGCTTGTGGACATAGTAATCCGTTTGGCACGAAGCTCTGTGAGAAATGCGGTCGTCCTTTAACCGAAGAAGAAAAGCAAAATAAAGTTGTCGACATGCGGTATGATGGTACGGCTATTCGCTCAAAAACGTACAACAAATCAATTGTCGACAAAATTTGGAATTTTTTCTCAAGTGTTAAAGTAGGGATAGCATTAATTATTATTACATTAATAGCAGCTTCAATAGGAACGTTACTACCGCAAGAGTTTTACGTAAAAGCTTCTGATATGGAAAAGGGAGCCTATTACGAGGATGTTTATGGTTTTGTGGGGAAAATCTATTATACATTAGGGCTGTCTGATTTATATAGCTCTTGGTGGTTCCAAATTTTAGTTGGAATGCTTGCGGTATCCATTATTGTTGCCAGTCTTGACCGTGGGATACCACTTTATAAATCATTGAAAAATCAACGTGTTAAGCGCCATGAAAGTTTTTTAAAGCGCCAACGTATTGTTGCAGAAGGACAAGTAACAGCAAGTCCTGAAGAGACGCTTAGTAAAGTTGAAAAGAAAATGACTGAAATGAAATACATTGTTCGTCGAGACGGCAGTGCTTTGTTAGCTGAAAAAGGCCGCTTCTCTCGTTACGGTCCGTACATAAATCATGTAGGCCTCATTATCTTTTTAACTGGGGTAATGTTGCGTTTAGTTCCTGGTTTCTATGTCGACGAATCGATATGGGTACGTGAAGGTGAAACACGTGCAATTACTGGCATGGACGGTTATTTTATTGAAAATCGAGACTTTATTTTAGAAACACATGATAATACACCACAAGGTGAACAGCTAAAGCAAGGTGTTAACGTCGTTGCGAAAAACTTCCAAACGGATATTACGTTATATAAGCAACCTGAAGACGCAATTGCAGGTGATACGGAAAATCTAGAAAAGGTGAGAGATTATTCAATTCGAGTGAATCATCCTTTAAAAGAATCAGGCTATGCACTATATCAAATGGATTATCGCTTAAATGAATTGAAGCAAATGAATTTCCAACTGGTAAATAAATCAACGGAGCAATCACTTGGTAAAGTAGGAATTGATTTAACAAACCCTAAAAAAGAATACGATTTAGGAAATGGTGTATCTGTTAAATTACTTGTTTACACACCAGACTTCTCTGGGTTTGAAAATGGTGTACCGCAAACAGCGACGTCAGTTCCTAATAATCCAGCATTTCTATTTAAAATGACGACACCAGAAACACCAGAGGGTGAAACTAGCTTCGTTGCGATTAAACAAACATTAGAACCACTAGGTGAAAACCAATACAAAATGATGTTTGAAAGTGTGGAAACACGCGATATGTCTGGCATTACAATACGTAAAGATAGCACAATCCCAATTTTATTTGTTGGTGGTATTATTTTCATGATCGGCGTTGCAATCGGATCATATTGGAATCACCGTCGACTTTGGTTACAAGTAGAGCCTGATGGCCATGTGCTGATGGCTGCTCATGTCAATAAAAATATGTTCAGCATGAAAAAAGATTTAGATGCCGTGACTGCATTTGCTGGCCTACCGCAATATAAGGATCAGTTAGAGTCGTCTGAAGAAGGTGAAGAGTCCACAAAAAAGGAAGGTGACAACACCTTATGA
- a CDS encoding ATP-binding protein codes for MNRIWNSVVGKLWVTILLLVSFVLFVFTVLMLEFLQNYHMQQAEISLRQTAATIASIVDDNETAESTSQLLTDILPEGTNALIAINHLEVSFALQEGVNKKEIQDEILANKSFHEIFQSDEPIIKEMMMPSSTDQGKMESYVVLGFPLNVENEVHGAVFIYQSPDALHKTSKETTKIVFLAAFIAFVLTTFFAFFLSSRITSPLRKMRELAFEIAKGNFEAKMPTTQNDEIGQLAVAFNQMGRQLKHNLEVINQENEQLSNILTSMTDAVITFNRDRTILLSNPPAERLMQKWFVNKGSQSAKPIPPELYHMLDHVLMFEDKLEEEIEMDGNYYTFTISPLYSGELIRGAVAVIRDMTEQHRLEKLRSDFIANVSHELRTPISMLQGYSEALMDDDFIQDQEERNEITKIIYDESKRMGRLVTDLLDLARMESGHMTLYKDEVPINSTFERITQKFAQVAKEKHVQLLFNSEFDNDARISMDEDRIEQVLTNLVDNALRHTDEGSVIVKIEQEPTFAKISVQDTGHGIPQEDLPYVFERFYKADKARTRSKGGTGLGLAIARNIVKAHSGNIMVDSVLKEGTTFTFYLPFE; via the coding sequence ATGAATAGAATATGGAACAGTGTTGTCGGGAAGCTATGGGTAACCATATTGCTTCTCGTTTCATTTGTATTATTTGTTTTCACGGTTTTAATGCTCGAATTTCTTCAAAACTATCATATGCAGCAAGCAGAGATTTCGCTGCGTCAAACGGCTGCAACAATAGCGAGTATAGTGGATGACAATGAGACGGCAGAATCGACTTCGCAACTCCTGACAGATATTTTACCTGAGGGTACAAATGCACTTATCGCCATAAATCATTTAGAAGTCTCATTTGCGCTGCAAGAAGGCGTCAACAAGAAAGAAATTCAAGATGAAATTTTAGCGAATAAATCCTTCCATGAAATTTTCCAATCAGATGAACCCATTATAAAGGAAATGATGATGCCATCTTCAACAGATCAAGGAAAAATGGAATCCTATGTCGTGCTAGGGTTTCCACTAAATGTGGAAAATGAAGTGCATGGCGCTGTATTTATTTATCAAAGTCCAGATGCGTTACATAAAACATCGAAAGAGACGACCAAAATTGTCTTTTTAGCGGCATTTATTGCGTTTGTGTTAACGACATTTTTTGCATTTTTCTTATCATCCCGTATTACATCCCCATTACGTAAAATGCGTGAGCTAGCTTTTGAAATTGCAAAAGGGAATTTCGAGGCAAAAATGCCGACAACGCAAAATGATGAAATCGGCCAGCTAGCTGTTGCGTTCAATCAAATGGGGCGTCAGCTAAAGCATAACTTAGAAGTAATTAATCAAGAAAATGAGCAATTGTCCAATATTTTAACATCCATGACAGATGCCGTTATAACGTTTAACCGTGATCGAACAATTTTACTGAGCAACCCACCAGCGGAACGTTTAATGCAAAAATGGTTTGTTAATAAAGGCTCGCAAAGCGCAAAGCCTATTCCACCTGAACTCTATCATATGCTCGATCATGTACTAATGTTTGAAGATAAGTTAGAAGAAGAAATAGAAATGGATGGAAATTATTATACATTTACGATTAGCCCGCTCTATAGTGGGGAATTAATTCGTGGAGCAGTTGCTGTAATCCGTGATATGACAGAGCAGCATCGTTTAGAAAAGCTACGTTCTGATTTTATTGCCAATGTATCACATGAACTACGTACACCGATTTCCATGCTACAAGGCTATTCTGAGGCATTAATGGATGATGATTTTATTCAAGATCAAGAAGAACGTAATGAAATCACGAAAATTATTTATGATGAATCGAAGCGTATGGGACGTTTAGTAACCGATTTATTGGATTTAGCGCGAATGGAATCAGGACATATGACACTGTACAAAGATGAAGTACCGATTAATTCCACATTTGAACGTATTACGCAAAAATTTGCTCAAGTGGCAAAAGAAAAACACGTGCAACTTTTATTTAATAGTGAGTTTGATAATGATGCCCGCATCAGTATGGATGAGGATCGTATCGAACAAGTGTTAACAAATTTAGTAGATAATGCACTGCGTCATACAGACGAAGGTTCTGTCATTGTCAAGATAGAGCAAGAGCCAACCTTTGCCAAAATATCTGTTCAGGATACAGGACATGGGATTCCACAGGAAGATTTACCATATGTCTTTGAACGTTTTTATAAAGCGGATAAAGCACGGACACGTTCTAAAGGCGGAACGGGTTTAGGGCTTGCAATTGCTCGAAATATTGTCAAGGCGCACTCTGGCAATATTATGGTCGATAGTGTGTTAAAAGAGGGCACAACTTTTACTTTCTATTTACCATTCGAATAA
- a CDS encoding response regulator transcription factor translates to MSENISVLVVDDEDRIRRLLKMYLEREGYQVDEAENGEEAIEKSLEKEYHCILLDIMMPEKDGLEVCAEIRERAATPIILLTAKGEEANRVQGFELGADDYIVKPFSPREVVLRVKAILRRSQAFSPTTNASSSKDLVVFQHLMIDHDAHRVTAEGIEVNLTPKEYELLYFLAKSPDKVFDREQLLKEVWHYDFFGDLRTVDTHVKRLREKLNRVSENAAKMIVTVWGVGYKFEVVNE, encoded by the coding sequence GTGTCAGAAAATATTTCAGTTTTAGTAGTAGACGACGAGGATCGTATTCGACGCTTATTAAAAATGTATTTGGAGCGCGAAGGGTATCAAGTTGACGAAGCAGAGAATGGTGAAGAAGCGATCGAAAAATCTTTAGAAAAAGAGTACCACTGTATTTTACTAGATATTATGATGCCTGAAAAAGATGGGCTTGAGGTATGTGCAGAAATTCGCGAAAGAGCTGCAACGCCAATTATTTTATTAACTGCAAAAGGCGAGGAAGCAAACCGTGTACAAGGCTTCGAGCTTGGAGCAGATGATTATATTGTAAAGCCATTTAGTCCTCGTGAGGTGGTTCTACGCGTAAAAGCTATTTTACGTCGTTCACAAGCATTTTCACCTACGACAAATGCATCGTCATCAAAAGATTTAGTTGTATTCCAACATTTGATGATTGACCATGATGCGCACCGTGTAACAGCGGAAGGTATCGAAGTGAATTTAACACCAAAAGAGTATGAATTATTGTACTTCCTTGCAAAATCTCCAGACAAAGTATTTGACCGTGAACAATTACTAAAAGAGGTTTGGCATTATGATTTCTTTGGAGACCTACGAACAGTCGATACCCATGTGAAGCGTCTACGTGAGAAGCTGAATCGTGTATCAGAGAACGCAGCGAAAATGATTGTCACTGTTTGGGGCGTTGGCTACAAATTTGAGGTTGTCAATGAATAG